The following are encoded in a window of Flavobacterium sp. WC2421 genomic DNA:
- the pdxA gene encoding 4-hydroxythreonine-4-phosphate dehydrogenase PdxA, translating to MMKKAENIIVGISIGDLNGIGSEVVLKTFEDTRMLELCTPVIFANVKIMSFIKKNLNATVSLHGIEKLDQILPGKINVFNLWKEGVDLNLGVNDDKVGEYAVKSFVAATQALKDGIVDVLVTAPINKYNIQSEEFKFPGHTDYLNQELEGNALMLMVQDNLRVGLLTDHIPLSEVASHLTEDLIKQKIETVRQSLIQDFSINKPKIAVLGLNPHCGDGGVIGNEENAILTPTLKKIFEKGTMVFGPFAADGFFGSGQYEKYDAVIATYHDQGLIPFKTLSFGKGVNYTAGLNKVRTSPDHGTAYDIAGKGVADYNSFKEAVYLALDIYRSRIQYEEISQKPLKIKEKQ from the coding sequence ATGATGAAAAAAGCAGAAAATATAATTGTTGGAATTTCAATAGGAGATTTAAACGGTATTGGAAGCGAAGTTGTTCTAAAAACATTCGAGGATACACGGATGTTAGAACTGTGTACGCCAGTTATTTTTGCCAATGTGAAAATAATGTCTTTTATTAAAAAGAATTTAAATGCTACGGTTTCACTTCATGGAATCGAAAAACTAGATCAAATTCTTCCAGGGAAAATCAATGTTTTTAATCTTTGGAAAGAAGGTGTGGATTTAAATTTAGGAGTTAATGATGATAAAGTGGGGGAGTATGCTGTAAAGTCATTTGTAGCAGCTACTCAAGCTTTAAAGGATGGAATTGTAGATGTTTTAGTTACAGCCCCAATAAATAAATATAACATTCAATCGGAAGAATTTAAATTCCCTGGACATACTGATTATTTAAACCAAGAATTAGAAGGGAACGCCCTAATGTTGATGGTTCAGGATAATTTGAGAGTTGGTTTATTGACGGATCATATTCCCTTAAGTGAAGTGGCATCACATCTTACAGAAGATTTGATAAAACAAAAAATAGAAACAGTAAGACAGTCACTTATTCAAGATTTTAGTATAAATAAGCCAAAAATTGCAGTTTTAGGATTAAATCCACACTGTGGAGACGGAGGAGTAATAGGAAACGAAGAAAATGCTATTTTGACTCCAACTTTGAAAAAAATATTTGAAAAAGGAACTATGGTTTTTGGGCCTTTTGCAGCTGATGGATTTTTTGGAAGTGGGCAGTATGAGAAATATGATGCTGTAATAGCTACATATCATGACCAAGGCTTAATTCCTTTTAAAACATTGTCATTTGGAAAAGGAGTGAATTATACGGCTGGTTTAAATAAAGTAAGAACATCTCCTGATCATGGTACTGCCTATGATATTGCTGGGAAAGGGGTGGCGGATTACAACTCATTTAAAGAAGCGGTTTATCTTGCTTTAGATATTTATCGCTCTAGAATTCAATACGAAGAAATCAGTCAAAAACCACTGAAGATTAAAGAAAAACAGTAG
- a CDS encoding riboflavin synthase: MFTGIIETLGTIQEIKKEKDNIHVTVDSSITAELQIDQSVAHNGICLTVVAINNNSYTVTAIDETIKKTNLGDWKAGDSVNLERAMKLGDRLDGHIVQGHVDQTGICISTEETNGSWSYTFEYDETLNNLTIEKGSITVNGVSLTVVDSKKNQFSVAIIPYTHEHTNFKDFKVGTKINLEFDVIGKYVSKLYASR, from the coding sequence ATGTTTACAGGAATCATAGAAACCCTTGGTACTATCCAAGAAATAAAAAAAGAAAAAGACAATATTCACGTAACGGTGGACTCTTCAATAACAGCGGAGCTCCAAATTGATCAAAGTGTCGCGCATAATGGCATTTGCTTAACTGTAGTAGCTATAAACAATAATAGCTATACCGTAACAGCAATTGACGAAACGATAAAAAAAACAAATCTTGGTGACTGGAAGGCTGGAGATAGTGTCAATCTTGAAAGAGCTATGAAATTAGGTGATCGACTCGATGGCCACATCGTTCAAGGTCATGTAGATCAAACTGGTATATGCATTTCAACGGAAGAAACTAATGGAAGTTGGTCTTACACATTTGAGTACGACGAGACTCTAAACAACCTTACTATCGAAAAAGGTTCGATTACCGTTAATGGAGTAAGTTTAACCGTAGTAGACTCCAAGAAAAATCAATTTAGTGTTGCCATTATTCCTTATACCCACGAGCATACTAATTTTAAAGATTTTAAAGTAGGTACTAAAATAAATCTTGAATTTGATGTAATTGGAAAATATGTATCTAAATTATATGCTTCAAGATAG
- a CDS encoding DsbA family protein: MENKLKVQIWSDIMCPYCYIGKRRIEGALAQFNHKESVEIEWKSFQLDANFVASADDNMAEHLAEKYRKDKEWAQEMMDSMTQNAKNSGLDFHFEKAIMANSFNAHRLLHLAKKHQLSNELEELLFKAYLTDGKNVNDLETLTQLGQQAGLDTKEIDAVLHSDAYAKEVKEDIDMAQKIGVQGVPFFVFDNKYAVSGAQHVETFVKTLEKVWDEGQFDSKITVLNTTEGENCGIDGCN; this comes from the coding sequence ATGGAAAATAAATTAAAAGTACAAATCTGGTCGGATATTATGTGCCCATATTGTTATATAGGAAAAAGAAGAATTGAAGGCGCTTTGGCACAATTTAATCATAAAGAATCAGTAGAAATCGAATGGAAAAGTTTTCAACTGGACGCAAATTTTGTGGCCTCAGCTGACGATAATATGGCAGAACATTTAGCTGAAAAATATCGAAAAGATAAAGAATGGGCACAAGAAATGATGGACAGCATGACGCAAAACGCAAAAAACTCTGGACTAGATTTTCATTTTGAAAAAGCAATTATGGCCAATTCATTTAATGCACACCGTTTATTGCATTTAGCAAAGAAACACCAATTATCGAATGAACTAGAGGAGCTTTTGTTTAAAGCCTATTTAACCGATGGTAAAAATGTAAATGATTTAGAAACGCTAACTCAATTAGGACAACAAGCAGGATTAGATACTAAAGAAATTGATGCTGTCTTACATTCTGATGCTTACGCAAAAGAAGTAAAGGAAGATATTGACATGGCACAAAAAATAGGAGTTCAAGGCGTTCCGTTTTTTGTTTTTGACAATAAGTACGCTGTTTCTGGAGCACAACATGTCGAAACTTTTGTAAAAACGTTAGAAAAGGTATGGGATGAGGGTCAATTTGATTCTAAAATAACCGTACTGAATACAACCGAAGGAGAAAATTGTGGAATAGACGGATGTAATTAA
- a CDS encoding Gfo/Idh/MocA family protein: MENSKTTIRWGILGCGNVTEIKSGPAYQKTDGFEIVAVMRRDAEKAADYAKRHGISKYYTNADDLINDPEIDAVYIATPPDTHKYYGLKVAIAGKSCCIEKPLSPNYQDSLAIYEAFKEKNIPLFVAYYRRTLPRFLQVKKWIDNKTIGEIRHIRWHLSKPTTDQDLSGNYNWRTDAKIATAGYFDDLASHGLDLFTFLLGNIKEASGISINQQGLYSAKDAVAASWVHESGITGSGSWNFGCFTREDTVEIYGSKGKIAFSIFENDPLLLTNEQGETKLHIEHPENIQLYHVQQMKDSLLHNGTHPSDGKTATHTNWVMDKIIGNII, encoded by the coding sequence ATGGAAAACAGCAAAACAACAATCCGATGGGGAATACTAGGATGTGGTAATGTTACCGAAATAAAAAGTGGTCCTGCTTATCAAAAAACAGACGGATTTGAAATAGTAGCCGTAATGAGAAGAGACGCTGAAAAAGCGGCTGATTATGCTAAAAGACATGGGATAAGCAAATATTACACTAATGCTGATGACTTAATAAATGACCCTGAAATAGATGCTGTTTACATAGCTACGCCACCTGATACCCATAAATATTATGGTCTAAAAGTAGCCATTGCAGGAAAAAGTTGTTGCATTGAAAAACCGCTTTCGCCAAATTACCAAGATAGCTTAGCAATCTATGAAGCCTTCAAAGAAAAAAACATCCCTTTATTTGTTGCTTATTACAGACGAACATTACCTCGTTTTCTGCAAGTAAAAAAATGGATAGACAATAAAACCATAGGCGAAATAAGACATATAAGATGGCATTTAAGCAAACCTACAACTGATCAAGATTTATCAGGAAATTACAACTGGAGAACAGATGCCAAAATCGCAACAGCTGGTTATTTTGACGATTTGGCCAGTCATGGACTGGACCTATTTACTTTCCTTCTAGGAAATATAAAAGAAGCATCTGGAATAAGTATAAACCAACAGGGATTATATTCAGCCAAAGATGCCGTAGCAGCAAGTTGGGTACATGAATCAGGCATTACTGGATCGGGAAGTTGGAATTTTGGTTGTTTTACAAGGGAAGATACCGTTGAAATTTATGGGAGTAAAGGTAAAATTGCCTTTTCTATATTCGAAAACGATCCTTTACTTCTAACAAATGAACAAGGTGAAACGAAACTTCATATTGAACATCCCGAAAACATTCAACTGTACCATGTTCAACAAATGAAAGACAGCTTACTCCATAACGGCACACATCCTTCTGATGGAAAAACTGCAACTCACACCAATTGGGTAATGGACAAAATTATCGGAAATATAATATAA
- a CDS encoding T9SS type A sorting domain-containing protein: MKKILKFSLVVAAVLTAMNVSASEKDFSLDVKKGEGKTVTFALNESNKVELSIYDLDNKLIHTENVNSKGSINRTYDLKALPEGTYFLVAESDTKIAKYEISVIGKTAVLASSPVSEVYKPVFTNKNGLVSLSIFNLYKNPVSIKIYNQADEEVYTSPVLVDQNVEKVFDIKNLPYEKYTFVMTYGDKVFMETVSAKK; encoded by the coding sequence ATGAAAAAGATTTTAAAATTTAGTTTGGTAGTAGCAGCTGTATTGACTGCTATGAATGTAAGTGCATCAGAAAAAGATTTTTCGTTAGATGTAAAAAAAGGAGAAGGTAAGACGGTAACTTTTGCTCTTAATGAGTCAAATAAAGTAGAATTGTCAATTTATGATTTAGACAATAAATTGATTCACACTGAAAATGTTAACTCTAAAGGAAGTATTAACAGAACGTATGATTTAAAAGCTTTGCCAGAAGGAACATATTTTCTTGTAGCAGAATCAGATACGAAAATCGCGAAATATGAGATTTCTGTGATTGGGAAAACTGCAGTTCTTGCTTCAAGTCCAGTTTCGGAGGTGTACAAGCCAGTGTTTACAAACAAAAATGGTTTAGTTTCTCTAAGCATTTTTAATTTGTACAAAAACCCAGTGAGCATTAAAATTTATAATCAAGCTGACGAGGAAGTGTATACATCTCCAGTTTTAGTAGATCAAAATGTTGAAAAGGTTTTTGATATCAAAAACTTACCGTATGAAAAATATACATTCGTTATGACGTATGGTGATAAAGTTTTCATGGAGACAGTTTCGGCTAAAAAATAA